A portion of the Cydia fagiglandana chromosome 7, ilCydFagi1.1, whole genome shotgun sequence genome contains these proteins:
- the LOC134666211 gene encoding histidine-rich glycoprotein-like produces MYCKILTLQILCLAALAALVGLVIAQHGHEHAHSSQHISKHDGHAEEVIIKDHHGHEKHVDYYTHPKYEFKYEVEDKHTGDHKTQHEHRDGDVVKGFYSLHEPDGSLRDVHYHSDKKTGFHAEVKHSTHHIVPKHHHH; encoded by the exons ATGTATTGCAAG ATTTTAACATTACAGATTTTGTGTCTGGCTGCTCTGGCTGCTTTGGTAGGGTTGGTGATCGCGCAGCACGGGCATGAGCACGCGCACTCCTCGCAGCACATCTCCAAGCACGACGGACACGCGGAGGAAGTCATCATCAAGGACCACCACGGACACGAGAAGCACGTCGACTACTAC ACGCATCCCAAGTACGAGTTCAAGTACGAGGTGGAGGACAAGCACACGGGCGACCACAAGACGCAGCACGAGCACCGCGACGGCGACGTCGTCAAGGGCTTCTACAGCCTGCACGAGCCCGACGGCTCCCTCAGGGACGTGCACTACCACAGTGACAAAAAGACTGG ATTTCACGCTGAGGTGAAACACAGCACCCACCACATTGTTCCCAAACATCACCATCATTAA